Proteins encoded in a region of the Limnochordia bacterium genome:
- the galT gene encoding galactose-1-phosphate uridylyltransferase: MSELRWDPIQREWVITATHRQDRTYKPPRDFCPLCPTEPGGYPTEVPEDYEIVVFQNKFPSLQPNPPEPAVEGTTLHPVDLAQGVCEVVLYSSEHDSSLTKMPVEHITNLINVWTDRYEELGAREEIEYVFIFENKGDAIGVTLQHPHGQIYAFPFIPPKVKRELDSAREHRDRTGNCLFCDVLKEELKDGRRIVAENKDFVAFIPFVARYPYEIHIYSRNHRLSLLEFANSEQESLARMLKLVISKYDQLFGFSLPYMMIMHQAPTDGKQNDHAHFHIEFYPPHRTENKLKYLAGCESGAGTFINDTLPEQSAERLRNTPPASLDELE, translated from the coding sequence GTGTCTGAGCTTCGTTGGGATCCAATCCAAAGGGAATGGGTGATTACCGCCACACATCGACAAGACCGGACCTATAAACCGCCACGGGATTTTTGTCCCCTGTGCCCCACAGAACCGGGGGGATATCCCACAGAGGTGCCTGAAGACTATGAGATTGTTGTGTTTCAAAACAAGTTTCCATCATTGCAGCCCAATCCACCGGAACCGGCGGTGGAAGGAACCACACTTCACCCAGTGGATCTGGCCCAGGGCGTTTGCGAGGTAGTTTTATACAGTTCCGAACACGACTCTTCCTTAACGAAAATGCCCGTCGAGCATATCACTAACCTGATTAACGTGTGGACCGACAGATATGAAGAGTTGGGCGCGAGAGAGGAAATTGAATACGTCTTTATCTTCGAGAACAAGGGCGACGCTATTGGGGTAACCCTTCAGCATCCCCATGGTCAAATCTACGCCTTCCCCTTCATCCCTCCTAAGGTGAAACGAGAACTTGATTCAGCAAGAGAACATCGGGACAGAACGGGCAACTGCCTATTCTGTGATGTGCTTAAGGAGGAGCTTAAGGACGGGCGGCGCATTGTGGCCGAAAACAAAGATTTTGTAGCCTTTATTCCATTTGTAGCCCGCTACCCCTACGAGATCCATATCTATTCCAGGAACCATCGGCTATCTTTACTCGAGTTTGCTAATTCCGAACAGGAATCCTTAGCCCGGATGCTGAAGCTAGTGATCTCAAAGTACGATCAACTATTCGGGTTTTCCCTACCCTACATGATGATCATGCACCAAGCCCCCACCGATGGGAAGCAAAATGATCATGCCCATTTCCATATTGAGTTCTATCCACCCCATCGAACTGAAAACAAGCTTAAGTATTTGGCCGGGTGCGAATCGGGAGCGGGGACCTTTATTAATGATACATTACCAGAACAGTCCGCGGAAAGACTGCGAAATACGCCGCCTGCGTCCCTCGACGAACTTGAATAA